In one window of Helianthus annuus cultivar XRQ/B chromosome 17, HanXRQr2.0-SUNRISE, whole genome shotgun sequence DNA:
- the LOC110925242 gene encoding uncharacterized protein LOC110925242 — protein sequence MVYGKACHLPVELEHCAYWALKVVNLDMDSAGKHVFLQLHELEELRDEAYMRSLGYKEKMKRQHDSKLRGNKEFNPGDKVLFNSRLRLFLGKLRSRWTGPYIVVHAFSYGTAKLKSGDG from the coding sequence ATGGTTTATGGGAAGGCTTGTCATCTACCGGTGGAGTTGGAACACTGTGCATATTGGGCGTTGAAAGTAGTTAATCTGGATATGGATAGTGCGGGTAAACATGTGTTTCTCCAGTTGCATGAATTAGAGGAGTTAAGAGATGAGGCGTATATGAGATCACTAGGCTATAAGGAGAAGATGAAGAGGCAACATGATAGTAAGCTGAGAGGAAATAAGGAGTTTAACCCTGGAGACAAAGTCCTTTTTAATTCTAGATTAAGATTGTTCCTAGGTAAACTTAGGTCTAGATGGACAGGACCGTACATAGTTGTTCATGCTTTTTCATATGGTACGGCTAAGTTGAAGAGTGGGGATGGTTAG
- the LOC110925570 gene encoding probable LRR receptor-like serine/threonine-protein kinase At1g07650: MRLSNLSLMGNRLSGRFPTALTKIATLLYLSIEGNRFSGPIPKEIANLKNLDKLDLSSNDFTGHLPAALAKLTNLTYLRICDNNFTGKIPNFISQWTQIERLDIQGSSFEGPIPSSIFALTQLRDLRISDLKGGGSTFPSLENMLKLSIL, from the exons ATGCGTTTGAGCAACCT CTCTCTCATGGGAAACCGGTTATCCGGGCGGTTTCCAACAGCTCTTACCAAAATCGCCACCCTTCTATATTT gAGCATAGAAGGAAATCGTTTTTCAGGACCCATACCCAAAGAGATTGCAAACTTGAAGAACTTGGACAAGCT TGATCTATCTTCAAATGATTTCACTGGACATCTGCCTGCTGCACTTGCGAAACTTACCAACTTGACTTATTT GAGGATATGTGACAACAATTTCACCGGAAAAATACCGAACTTCATTAGCCAGTGGACACAAATTGAGAGATT AGATATACAAGGTTCTTCTTTTGAGGGGCCCATTCCTTCTAGCATCTTTGCCTTAACACAACTGCGGGATCT GAGAATCAGTGACTTGAAAGGTGGCGGTTCTACTTTCCCGTCACTAGAGAACATGCTAAAGCTAAGTATACTGTGA
- the LOC118489019 gene encoding probable LRR receptor-like serine/threonine-protein kinase At1g07650 — protein sequence MSSFASEINSLHINCGGEEVNINNTIYESDIEKNGASSYYNDGNWAFSSTGNFFNDDHDSNAYILSNTSNLHNISPHETELYLRARTAAISLTYYGLCLMNGKYKVRLHFAEIVFTQDKSFNSLGKRVFDVYVQVMHLLDVMIG from the coding sequence ATGTCATCATTTGCATCAGAAATCAATTCTTTGCACATCAACTGCGGGGGTGAGGAAGTAAATATAAACAACACTATATATGAATCTGATATAGAGAAAAACGGTGCCTCGTCATATTACAATGATGGAAATTGGGCGTTTAGCAGCACAGGAAACTTCTTTaatgatgatcatgattctaATGCCTATATTCTTTCCAACACGTCTAATCTCCATAATATATCCCCTCATGAAACCGAGTTGTATTTAAGAGCACGCACGGCTGCTATTTCTCTTACTTATTATGGATTGTGTCTTATGAACGGGAAGTACAAGGTCAGGCTCCACTTTGCAGAGATTGTTTTCACTCAAGATAAGTCGTTTAACAGCCTTGGGAAGCGTGTGTTCGATGTTTACGTGCAGGTGATGCATCTTTTGGATGTTATGATCGGTTAA